In a single window of the Desulfovibrio mangrovi genome:
- a CDS encoding 2-oxoacid:acceptor oxidoreductase family protein, with product MSLYQDVIIAGFGGQGVMLIGNLLAYAGMEAGLEVTYIPVYGPEMRGGTANCTVVISSEDIGSPIIQRPKSLIVMNQPSMDKFQPRMQDGGVQIINSSLVDAAQADPRVKTFAVPANEIADKLGNTRMANMVALGGYVQATGVVPLDVVKKSLTSVISVHYSHLIPKNADALQAGADHVAALMK from the coding sequence ATGAGCCTCTATCAGGACGTCATCATCGCCGGTTTCGGCGGACAGGGTGTCATGCTGATCGGCAACCTGCTGGCCTATGCAGGCATGGAAGCCGGTCTCGAAGTGACCTACATCCCCGTTTACGGCCCGGAAATGCGCGGCGGCACTGCCAACTGCACCGTGGTTATCTCCTCCGAGGACATCGGTTCCCCCATCATCCAGCGCCCCAAGTCGCTGATCGTGATGAACCAGCCCTCCATGGACAAGTTCCAGCCCCGCATGCAGGACGGCGGCGTGCAGATCATCAACTCTTCGCTGGTTGATGCAGCGCAGGCAGACCCCCGCGTGAAGACCTTTGCCGTGCCCGCCAATGAAATCGCGGACAAGCTCGGCAACACCCGCATGGCCAACATGGTCGCCCTTGGCGGCTACGTACAGGCTACGGGCGTGGTGCCGCTGGACGTGGTGAAGAAGTCTCTCACCTCCGTCATCAGCGTCCACTACAGCCACCTCATCCCCAAGAACGCGGACGCACTGCAGGCCGGTGCCGACCACGTTGCCGCACTGATGAAGTAG
- a CDS encoding response regulator → MFHFLADIRIRPKLVFLFVATGLVPLIIVGAFGTKLTKDSLLQKSFDQLETVQSVRKAQIEDFFHERFADTQVMADSIRIRDLQSLLNAFDTDKRTEEMETAAREKAHRALVAPYLKGLESHIAAYGYQNLYLIDANHGHVLLSLTGELESGDSLSVGSHKKTGLADAWRAALASNDTVITDFAPYGPRRGAEAAFIAQPVRNDAGEIIGVLALQLSPELITRIVDSRKGMGSTGESYLLGINAQTSEYELRSNLKTMGDGRYVVGYSLSTPLQYWHSARKAGETGGQGTYTDSAGNPVQVAYNKLSVAGLDWYLISKIDEYEVTAPVRAIYWAIGSIAAGLALFISIGSIIFSRTLTRPIIEGVHFAKAISEGDLHSSLALDQKDELGELANALNTMAQDLRNMDWLQSGKEGLDDEMRGEHETDDLARRAISYLTKHLGAQLGAIYLLEDNELKLRSSYAFTDRGGNFNSFALGEGMVGQAALEQKTIVFSNVRPEANTPVPAINFGAGETVPTNFMAVPVIFEEMLLGVILIGSLQTLSPLQRQFVNQNIPNVAIMLNAARSRQVIRELFEQAQRQQEELRVANIELEDQTRALQESEAELQAQQEELRVTNEELEEQTKALRESEAELQAQQEELRVTNEELEERTKALQDQKDAIRTKNAELVKAQEVVRQKARDLEIASKYKSEFLANMSHELRTPLNSILILSQLMANNKDGNLNVRQIDSAKAINSAGSDLLTLINEILDLSKIEAGKVELLVETFPVDALVTDLKRLFNNVAEDKGLDFRISVSGNVPQDITTDSQRLQQVLRNLLTNAFKFTHKGAVTLDIMRPAPTNGDSGSRGIAFIVKDEGIGIAKEKQEAIFQAFQQADGSTSRKYGGTGLGLSISRELVRLLGGTISLHSEEGKGSTFTVILPESYTKAASEDLPEAAVLPETNDVLPDAAKTPSEPLACNPSPETVSGPGLPVPDKKTVPPCESGYLEDDRKDITPASRSLLIIEDNLEFARIMRDFARERGFKCLVAGDGETGLHYADYYKPSAIILDIGLPGIDGWTVMERLKDNPELRHIPVHFMSAADSSLDAMRMGAIGYLTKPVSMEKIEEAFAKLEHVISKPVSKLLLVEDDPIQRRSIQELIGNGDVQTIAVSTGAEAFRELEKGGYDCMILDLGLEDMSGFDLLEQVRQSETSVRVPIIIYTGRDLTREEEKQLNRYAETIIIKGVKSPERLLDESALFLHRVEANLPEEKRRMLKQAHDKEAVLAEKTVLLVDDDMRNVFALSSLLEEKQMNVVIARNGIECLDKLKEGLRPNAVLMDIMMPVMDGYEAMREIRKQRNFAKMPIIALTAKAMKGDRSKCIEAGASDYLAKPVDTEKLLSMLRVWLY, encoded by the coding sequence ATGTTTCACTTTCTTGCCGATATCCGCATAAGGCCCAAGCTGGTCTTTCTTTTTGTCGCGACCGGTCTTGTCCCGCTTATCATCGTTGGTGCATTCGGCACCAAGCTGACTAAAGACTCCCTTTTACAGAAGTCCTTTGACCAGCTCGAAACGGTTCAGTCCGTCCGCAAAGCCCAGATAGAAGACTTTTTCCACGAACGCTTTGCCGATACGCAGGTGATGGCCGACTCCATCCGTATCCGCGACCTGCAGAGCCTGCTCAATGCCTTTGACACCGACAAGCGGACAGAGGAAATGGAAACGGCTGCACGCGAAAAGGCCCACAGGGCGCTGGTTGCCCCCTACCTCAAGGGGCTCGAAAGCCACATTGCCGCTTACGGCTACCAGAACCTGTACCTCATAGACGCCAATCACGGCCACGTACTACTCTCACTGACCGGTGAACTGGAATCGGGCGACAGTCTCAGTGTCGGATCCCACAAGAAAACAGGGCTCGCCGACGCATGGCGCGCAGCACTGGCCTCCAATGACACGGTCATCACGGACTTCGCTCCTTACGGCCCGCGCCGGGGAGCCGAGGCAGCCTTCATCGCCCAGCCCGTCAGGAATGATGCGGGCGAGATCATCGGGGTTCTGGCACTGCAGCTTTCTCCCGAACTCATCACCCGTATCGTCGACTCCCGAAAGGGCATGGGCAGCACCGGAGAATCCTACCTGCTGGGCATCAATGCCCAGACCAGCGAATACGAACTGCGCAGCAACCTGAAAACCATGGGCGACGGACGCTACGTGGTCGGGTATTCACTCTCCACGCCGCTCCAGTACTGGCACTCGGCGCGCAAGGCCGGAGAGACAGGCGGTCAGGGAACGTACACCGACAGCGCCGGCAACCCCGTACAGGTGGCCTACAACAAACTCTCGGTGGCTGGTCTTGACTGGTATCTCATCTCCAAGATCGATGAATATGAAGTCACCGCTCCCGTACGGGCCATCTACTGGGCCATCGGCAGCATCGCGGCCGGATTGGCCCTGTTCATCAGCATCGGCTCCATCATTTTTTCCCGCACCCTCACCCGCCCCATCATTGAAGGCGTGCATTTCGCTAAGGCCATTTCAGAAGGGGATCTGCACTCCTCCCTCGCGCTGGACCAGAAGGACGAGCTGGGCGAACTGGCCAATGCGCTCAACACCATGGCCCAAGACCTGCGCAACATGGACTGGCTGCAATCCGGCAAGGAAGGGCTGGACGATGAAATGCGCGGAGAGCACGAAACGGACGATCTTGCCCGCCGTGCCATCAGCTACCTGACCAAGCATCTGGGGGCACAGCTTGGGGCCATCTACCTGCTGGAAGACAATGAGCTCAAGCTTCGCTCCAGCTACGCCTTCACTGACCGAGGCGGCAACTTCAACAGCTTCGCACTCGGCGAAGGCATGGTCGGACAGGCCGCGCTGGAACAGAAGACCATCGTCTTCTCCAATGTGCGGCCCGAAGCGAATACACCTGTCCCGGCAATCAATTTCGGCGCAGGCGAGACCGTACCCACCAACTTCATGGCGGTTCCGGTCATATTTGAAGAAATGCTTCTGGGCGTGATACTTATCGGCTCCCTGCAAACGCTCTCCCCCCTGCAACGGCAGTTCGTGAACCAGAACATCCCCAACGTGGCCATCATGCTCAATGCCGCCCGCTCCAGACAGGTCATCCGTGAACTGTTCGAACAGGCCCAGCGGCAGCAGGAAGAGCTGCGCGTAGCCAACATTGAACTGGAAGACCAGACCAGAGCCCTGCAGGAATCCGAAGCCGAACTGCAGGCGCAGCAGGAAGAACTGCGCGTTACCAACGAGGAGCTGGAAGAACAGACCAAGGCACTCAGGGAATCCGAGGCGGAACTGCAGGCACAGCAGGAAGAGCTGCGCGTTACCAACGAAGAGCTTGAGGAACGCACCAAGGCCCTGCAGGACCAGAAGGACGCCATCCGCACCAAGAACGCAGAGCTGGTCAAGGCGCAGGAAGTGGTACGCCAGAAGGCACGCGATCTGGAGATCGCCAGCAAGTACAAGTCGGAATTTCTTGCCAACATGTCGCACGAGTTGCGCACGCCGCTGAACAGTATTCTCATCCTGTCCCAGCTCATGGCCAACAACAAGGACGGCAACCTCAACGTTCGCCAGATCGATTCCGCCAAGGCCATCAATTCCGCCGGTTCCGACCTGCTCACGCTCATCAACGAAATTCTGGACCTTTCCAAGATCGAAGCGGGCAAAGTGGAGCTGCTTGTGGAAACCTTCCCCGTGGACGCCCTTGTGACAGACCTCAAACGGCTCTTCAACAACGTGGCGGAAGACAAGGGGCTGGATTTCCGCATCAGCGTATCCGGCAATGTGCCGCAAGACATCACGACGGACTCGCAGCGCCTGCAGCAAGTTCTGCGCAACCTGCTGACCAACGCCTTCAAGTTCACGCACAAGGGGGCCGTAACCCTCGACATCATGCGCCCGGCCCCGACGAATGGAGATTCGGGCTCGAGAGGCATCGCCTTCATCGTCAAGGATGAGGGCATTGGCATCGCAAAGGAAAAGCAGGAAGCCATCTTCCAGGCTTTCCAGCAGGCAGACGGCAGCACCAGCCGCAAATACGGCGGTACGGGCCTTGGCCTGTCCATTTCCCGCGAGCTGGTGAGACTTCTCGGCGGCACCATCAGCCTGCACAGTGAGGAAGGCAAAGGCAGCACCTTCACGGTCATCCTGCCGGAGAGCTACACAAAAGCCGCCTCAGAGGACCTGCCCGAAGCAGCAGTTCTGCCCGAAACGAATGACGTGCTGCCCGACGCTGCAAAGACCCCTTCCGAGCCCCTTGCCTGCAATCCCTCTCCGGAAACAGTCAGCGGCCCCGGCCTGCCCGTACCGGACAAGAAGACCGTGCCTCCCTGCGAGAGCGGCTATCTGGAAGACGACCGCAAGGACATAACGCCGGCCTCCCGCAGTCTGCTCATCATCGAGGACAACCTTGAATTTGCCCGCATCATGCGCGATTTCGCCCGTGAACGCGGCTTCAAATGTCTTGTGGCAGGCGATGGCGAAACCGGCCTGCACTACGCGGACTACTACAAGCCAAGCGCCATCATTCTTGATATCGGCCTGCCCGGTATTGACGGTTGGACCGTCATGGAGCGGCTCAAGGACAATCCCGAACTGCGCCACATTCCCGTCCATTTCATGTCCGCGGCAGACAGCTCGCTGGACGCCATGCGCATGGGGGCCATAGGCTACCTGACCAAACCCGTAAGCATGGAAAAGATCGAGGAAGCGTTTGCCAAACTGGAACATGTCATCTCCAAGCCGGTGAGCAAACTGCTGCTGGTGGAAGACGACCCCATTCAGCGCCGCAGCATTCAGGAGCTCATCGGCAACGGCGACGTGCAGACCATTGCCGTTTCCACCGGGGCAGAAGCCTTCCGCGAACTGGAAAAGGGCGGCTACGACTGCATGATTCTGGACCTCGGCCTTGAGGACATGTCCGGCTTCGATCTTCTGGAGCAGGTACGGCAGAGCGAAACCTCCGTACGCGTGCCCATCATCATCTATACCGGCCGCGACCTGACCCGCGAAGAGGAAAAGCAGCTCAACCGCTATGCGGAAACCATCATCATCAAGGGCGTGAAGTCGCCGGAACGCCTGCTCGACGAATCGGCTCTGTTCCTGCATCGCGTGGAAGCCAACCTGCCGGAGGAAAAGCGCCGCATGCTCAAGCAGGCGCACGACAAGGAAGCCGTGCTGGCCGAAAAGACGGTACTTCTTGTGGATGACGACATGCGCAACGTCTTTGCCCTTTCCAGCCTGCTGGAAGAAAAGCAGATGAACGTTGTCATCGCCCGCAACGGCATTGAATGTCTGGACAAGCTCAAGGAAGGCCTGCGCCCCAACGCAGTGCTCATGGACATCATGATGCCAGTAATGGACGGCTACGAGGCCATGCGCGAAATCCGCAAACAGCGCAACTTTGCCAAGATGCCCATCATCGCCCTCACGGCCAAGGCCATGAAGGGGGACCGCAGCAAGTGCATTGAAGCCGGTGCCAGCGACTATCTCGCCAAGCCCGTGGATACGGAAAAGTTGCTCTCCATGCTGAGAGTCTGGTTATATTGA
- a CDS encoding CheR family methyltransferase, with the protein MSMPEHIDNERLEIQLLLEAVYRKYGYDFRNYACAHTKRRLEHRRAMEGLGDYSQMMHRLIHDEEFFDTVLLDLSINVTEMFRDPWFYKKVREAVVPHLCTYPFIKVWHAGCSAGQEVYSMAILLEEEGMRERVQIYATDFNEIVLQKAKDGIYPVDLIREYTTNYQKAGGTQSFSDYYTADYASVVMKRSLREQVLFSSHNLVTDGVFGEMNVIFCRNVLIYFNRELQNKVLKLFYDSLCPGGFLCLGSKETLMFSEIADKFEVIADREKIYRKKRM; encoded by the coding sequence ATGAGCATGCCGGAACACATAGACAACGAACGGCTTGAAATACAGCTGCTGCTGGAAGCCGTGTACCGTAAATACGGGTACGACTTCAGGAATTACGCCTGCGCCCACACCAAGCGGCGGCTGGAACACAGGCGTGCGATGGAAGGGCTGGGCGACTATTCCCAGATGATGCACCGCCTCATCCACGACGAGGAATTCTTCGATACGGTGCTGCTCGACCTTTCCATCAACGTGACGGAAATGTTCCGCGACCCGTGGTTCTATAAGAAAGTGCGCGAAGCCGTGGTGCCGCACCTGTGCACCTACCCCTTCATCAAGGTATGGCATGCCGGATGCTCCGCAGGGCAGGAAGTCTATTCCATGGCCATTCTGCTGGAAGAGGAAGGCATGCGCGAACGCGTGCAGATCTATGCGACGGACTTCAACGAAATCGTTCTGCAAAAAGCCAAGGACGGCATTTACCCTGTAGATCTCATCCGCGAATACACGACGAACTACCAGAAAGCGGGCGGCACCCAGTCCTTTTCCGATTACTACACTGCGGACTATGCCAGCGTGGTCATGAAGCGCTCCCTGCGCGAACAGGTGCTTTTTTCTTCCCACAATCTGGTTACAGACGGCGTGTTCGGCGAGATGAACGTCATATTCTGTCGCAACGTCCTCATTTATTTCAACAGAGAACTCCAGAACAAGGTACTCAAACTCTTCTACGACAGTCTCTGCCCCGGCGGTTTCCTGTGCCTTGGCTCCAAGGAGACACTCATGTTCTCTGAGATTGCGGACAAGTTCGAGGTCATCGCGGACAGGGAAAAGATATACCGTAAAAAACGGATGTAG
- a CDS encoding chemotaxis protein CheB, giving the protein MSPHPKKYEAVVIGVSAGGLTALETILSALHASFSLPVLIVQHISPDAESYLPQHFATRCPLPVKEADDKEDIMARTIYFAPPDYHMMVELDRSISLSVERRVNFSRPSVDVLFETAAEAYGDGLIGIILTGANHDGAAGLARIKQLGGLTIVQAPETAQANAMPRAALEATQADHILTLKDIARQLNALEGAL; this is encoded by the coding sequence ATGTCCCCACACCCGAAGAAATACGAAGCCGTTGTCATCGGCGTATCTGCCGGAGGCCTTACCGCCCTGGAGACCATCCTTTCGGCGCTCCATGCCTCGTTCTCCCTGCCCGTACTCATCGTGCAGCACATCAGCCCGGATGCCGAAAGCTATCTGCCGCAGCATTTTGCCACCCGCTGCCCACTGCCTGTGAAAGAGGCGGACGATAAAGAAGACATCATGGCCCGCACCATATATTTTGCCCCGCCCGACTATCACATGATGGTTGAGCTTGACCGCAGCATCTCTCTTTCCGTAGAACGCCGCGTCAACTTTTCCCGCCCCTCCGTGGACGTGCTGTTTGAAACTGCGGCAGAAGCTTACGGAGACGGCCTCATCGGGATCATCCTGACCGGTGCGAACCACGATGGTGCAGCGGGACTGGCCCGCATCAAGCAACTCGGCGGCCTCACCATCGTGCAGGCACCTGAAACCGCTCAGGCTAATGCCATGCCCCGCGCTGCGCTGGAAGCCACACAGGCAGACCATATTTTGACCCTGAAAGACATTGCAAGGCAGCTCAACGCCCTGGAGGGTGCATTATGA
- a CDS encoding diguanylate cyclase domain-containing protein, with protein sequence MRKPKILIVDDKPANLLALGGLLADLDVELVEANSGADALAQTLDHDFALVLLDVQMPDMDGYEVAELMRGNRKTRHVPIIFVTAAYKRETHIFKGYESGAVDYLFKPLEPLVFKSKVGVFLELFRHKEELEAKRRELDRKLVELEELQQQLEETNEQLLYLSVTDGLTGLSNRRHFEEVYNEEWARSLRNRTPLSLLLLDIDHFKAYNDTYGHGAGDDCLRRISLTLSEIVQRDVDKLARIGGEEFAILLPGTDTPGAEFVARKLLLAVSTKDLPHGASGTADYVTISIGVASTVPDRMLSPRTVYDAADKALYSAKKQGRNRVCSSPQFFVELGDDSLHNAASMF encoded by the coding sequence ATGAGAAAGCCCAAAATACTCATCGTGGACGACAAACCCGCCAACCTGCTGGCGCTGGGTGGCCTGCTGGCCGACCTTGACGTGGAACTCGTCGAAGCCAATTCCGGTGCGGACGCCCTTGCGCAGACGCTGGACCACGATTTCGCCCTTGTGCTGCTGGACGTGCAGATGCCGGACATGGACGGCTACGAAGTTGCCGAACTCATGCGCGGCAACAGAAAGACGCGACATGTGCCCATCATCTTCGTTACCGCCGCCTACAAGCGCGAAACCCACATCTTCAAGGGCTACGAATCCGGTGCCGTGGACTATCTTTTCAAGCCCCTTGAGCCGCTCGTGTTCAAAAGCAAGGTAGGGGTGTTTCTCGAGCTGTTCCGCCACAAGGAAGAGCTGGAAGCGAAGAGACGGGAACTGGACAGGAAACTTGTGGAACTGGAAGAGTTGCAGCAGCAGCTTGAAGAAACCAACGAACAGCTCCTCTATCTTTCCGTCACGGACGGCCTGACCGGTCTCAGCAACAGGCGACACTTTGAAGAGGTCTATAATGAGGAATGGGCGCGCAGCCTGCGCAACCGCACCCCCCTTTCCCTGCTGCTGCTCGATATCGACCACTTCAAGGCATACAACGATACCTACGGACACGGCGCTGGTGACGACTGCCTGCGACGCATATCGCTCACCCTTTCCGAGATCGTCCAGCGGGATGTGGACAAGCTGGCCCGCATAGGCGGAGAGGAATTTGCCATTCTGCTGCCCGGAACAGACACCCCCGGTGCCGAGTTCGTGGCCAGAAAACTGCTGCTTGCCGTCTCCACCAAGGACCTGCCCCATGGCGCTTCCGGCACAGCCGACTATGTGACGATTTCCATAGGCGTCGCCTCTACGGTGCCGGACAGAATGCTCTCGCCCCGCACCGTGTATGATGCTGCGGACAAGGCGCTCTATTCTGCCAAAAAACAAGGCCGTAATCGGGTGTGCAGTTCCCCCCAGTTCTTCGTGGAACTGGGTGATGACTCCCTTCACAATGCGGCCTCCATGTTCTGA
- a CDS encoding LysE family translocator, protein MLEYDLTHWLSFFTAAFLLNIAPGPDFAFILSHTVKGGRRAGTAAMLGIWTGAFGHVLLAALGLSAIIAASAAVFAVVKWVGVGYLLWLGWQALRSQGDALDIGDIQEQVGLFSVFRQGALVDLLNPKVATFFLAFLPQFVEPEAGPAWVQLMLHGVLVIVVAAFVEPPLVFVGDRLTGRLRESRRLRVWLDRTLGGVLVGLGVKLAVSER, encoded by the coding sequence ATGCTTGAATATGACCTTACGCACTGGCTGTCTTTCTTCACGGCGGCCTTTCTGCTGAACATCGCTCCGGGGCCGGATTTCGCGTTTATTTTGAGCCATACGGTCAAGGGAGGCAGGCGGGCCGGAACCGCTGCCATGCTGGGCATCTGGACCGGTGCCTTCGGGCATGTGTTGCTGGCTGCGCTGGGCCTTTCCGCCATTATTGCCGCCTCGGCAGCCGTGTTTGCCGTGGTGAAGTGGGTAGGCGTGGGCTATCTGTTATGGTTGGGCTGGCAAGCCTTGCGTTCACAGGGCGATGCGTTGGATATCGGCGACATTCAGGAACAGGTCGGATTGTTTTCCGTCTTCCGTCAGGGAGCTTTGGTAGACCTGCTCAATCCCAAGGTGGCGACCTTCTTTCTTGCCTTTCTGCCCCAGTTCGTGGAGCCGGAGGCGGGGCCGGCGTGGGTGCAGTTGATGCTGCATGGCGTGCTCGTCATTGTGGTGGCCGCATTTGTGGAACCGCCGCTTGTTTTTGTCGGCGATCGTCTTACCGGACGCCTGCGTGAAAGCCGCCGCTTGCGCGTCTGGTTGGATCGTACCCTTGGCGGTGTGCTTGTGGGGCTGGGGGTGAAACTGGCGGTCTCCGAGCGGTAG
- a CDS encoding nucleoside deaminase, translating to MVIACLLLGAMFIPQVFAQSAADEKDEIYMLTAYSVVLNDWQADGTPDKRGHNIGSILVDDQGNIVRWARNCNARLKNGTQHGEVRLMVGYLSTTQKNYLSGYTIYTSLEPCAQCSGMMDLTQVSRTVYGQTDPAYGKAIERLALNSKAWNEHGYTPYPRSENLHSDRSKTPYCQQLEDAYAQAGGSITKFLLSPTAKGIYEAAAQKLQAYQIEHQENAAVLQQAKQFLQTVQPGIPHIQMSDAARYLNTRAIALMP from the coding sequence ATGGTTATAGCTTGTTTGCTGCTGGGCGCCATGTTCATTCCACAGGTGTTCGCCCAGTCGGCTGCGGATGAAAAAGACGAGATATACATGCTCACCGCCTATTCCGTTGTGCTGAACGACTGGCAGGCAGACGGCACCCCCGACAAACGGGGACATAATATCGGCTCCATCCTTGTTGACGATCAAGGCAACATCGTTCGCTGGGCACGCAACTGCAACGCCCGACTAAAAAACGGCACTCAGCACGGCGAGGTGCGGCTGATGGTTGGCTATCTCAGCACAACGCAAAAAAACTATCTTTCCGGCTACACCATTTACACCTCGCTGGAACCCTGCGCCCAGTGCAGCGGCATGATGGACCTGACCCAGGTGTCCCGCACCGTATACGGCCAGACAGACCCGGCCTACGGCAAGGCCATTGAACGGCTGGCTCTGAACAGCAAAGCATGGAACGAGCACGGCTACACCCCCTATCCCCGTTCCGAAAACCTGCATTCCGACAGAAGCAAAACGCCCTACTGCCAGCAGCTTGAAGATGCCTACGCACAGGCCGGCGGCTCCATCACCAAGTTCCTGCTGAGCCCGACGGCAAAGGGAATATACGAAGCCGCCGCGCAGAAACTGCAAGCCTATCAGATCGAACATCAGGAAAATGCCGCTGTTCTGCAGCAGGCCAAGCAATTCCTGCAGACCGTTCAGCCCGGCATTCCCCATATCCAGATGAGTGATGCAGCACGGTATCTTAACACCCGCGCCATAGCGCTCATGCCCTAG
- the hisF gene encoding imidazole glycerol phosphate synthase subunit HisF, which translates to MLSKRIIPCLDVRNGILTKGVKFQGNVDIGDPVLTAKKYYEEGADEIVFYDITASHEGRGIFLDVVEKVASTIFIPFSVGGGINCVDDMRDALNAGAEKISVNSGAVKNPDIISEGAVRFGSQAIVLGMDVKQVEKTEDIPSGYEIVIHGGRKHMGMDAIEWAKTAEALGAGEICVNSIDADGTKDGYELTLTRMIAEAVSIPVIASGGAGNPKHMHDALTKGKATAALIASIVHYGEYTIPDLKRQINAMGAKMRMVW; encoded by the coding sequence ATGCTCAGTAAACGCATCATTCCCTGTCTCGACGTGCGTAACGGCATTCTCACCAAAGGCGTGAAGTTTCAGGGGAACGTGGATATCGGCGATCCCGTGCTCACCGCCAAGAAGTATTACGAGGAAGGCGCGGACGAGATCGTCTTCTACGACATCACCGCCTCGCACGAAGGCCGCGGCATCTTCCTTGATGTTGTGGAAAAGGTGGCCTCCACCATCTTCATTCCCTTCTCCGTGGGCGGCGGCATCAATTGCGTGGATGACATGCGCGATGCCCTGAACGCCGGTGCCGAAAAGATTTCCGTGAACTCCGGCGCGGTGAAGAATCCCGACATCATCAGTGAAGGTGCTGTCCGTTTCGGCTCGCAGGCCATCGTGCTGGGCATGGACGTGAAGCAGGTGGAGAAGACCGAAGACATTCCCTCCGGCTATGAGATCGTCATCCACGGCGGCCGCAAGCACATGGGCATGGACGCCATCGAGTGGGCCAAGACCGCTGAAGCCCTCGGTGCCGGTGAAATCTGCGTGAACTCCATTGACGCCGACGGCACCAAGGACGGTTATGAACTGACCCTGACCCGCATGATTGCCGAAGCCGTGTCCATTCCCGTCATCGCCTCAGGCGGTGCGGGCAACCCCAAGCATATGCATGATGCGCTGACCAAGGGCAAGGCCACCGCCGCGCTCATCGCCTCCATCGTGCATTACGGGGAATACACCATTCCGGATCTCAAGCGGCAGATCAACGCCATGGGCGCGAAAATGCGCATGGTCTGGTAA
- the hisH gene encoding imidazole glycerol phosphate synthase subunit HisH has product MLAILKYKAGNQTSVRRALDHLGIPNTITADPDEIMAAQGIIFPGVGAAGQAMDELVATGLDQVLKRAVEAGKPLLGICVGCQIMLDYSQENDTKALGIIPGQCNLFNPAWEEEDGTPIRVPHMGWNKVTPRKSCELMRGIDTDAEFYFVHSYYPEPKPDYVLATTQYGCEICAIHGGPGLWAVQFHPEKSGRPGLKFLQNFYAYCREAENAQ; this is encoded by the coding sequence ATGCTCGCGATCCTGAAGTACAAGGCGGGCAATCAGACCAGCGTTCGTCGCGCCCTTGATCACCTCGGCATTCCGAATACGATCACTGCGGACCCTGACGAAATAATGGCCGCACAGGGAATCATCTTCCCCGGAGTAGGCGCTGCCGGTCAGGCCATGGACGAACTTGTGGCTACCGGACTCGATCAGGTGCTCAAGCGCGCCGTGGAAGCGGGCAAGCCGCTGCTCGGCATCTGCGTGGGCTGCCAGATCATGCTGGACTATAGCCAGGAAAACGACACCAAGGCACTGGGCATCATTCCCGGCCAGTGCAATCTCTTCAACCCTGCGTGGGAGGAAGAGGACGGCACCCCCATCCGCGTTCCGCACATGGGCTGGAACAAGGTGACCCCGCGCAAGAGCTGCGAACTGATGCGGGGCATAGACACCGACGCGGAATTCTATTTCGTGCACAGCTATTATCCCGAACCCAAGCCGGACTACGTGCTCGCCACAACCCAGTACGGCTGTGAAATCTGCGCCATTCACGGCGGCCCCGGCCTGTGGGCCGTGCAGTTCCACCCTGAAAAGAGCGGCAGACCCGGATTGAAATTCCTGCAGAACTTCTACGCATACTGTCGGGAGGCCGAAAATGCTCAGTAA